CGGTACTTCCACTGGCGACTCGAGTACCCCGAAGTCTTCTACACCGACTCGGGAGCCGAACGCGAGTCCGGCGGATTCGACGCCGTCATCGGCAATCCGCCGTGGGTCAGGAGCATCACACTCAAGCGGGCCGATGTCGACCTTTGGAACTATTACGGAACGCAGTACGAGGCCGCCTCGAGCGGGGAGTTCGACAGCTATCTCTGTTTTATCGAACACGGACTCGAGTTACTCGCCGACGACGGCGAGTTCGGGTACATCGTCCCGAACAAGTGGCTCACGTCTCAGGCGGGCGAATCCCTCCGATCGTACATCGGCGAGCGAGGCGGCCTCGAGCAACTCGTCGACTTCGGCTCCTACCAGTTGTTCGACGGCATCACGACCTACTCCTGCGTGCTTTTGGCGAACGGCGACGAGACGCAAGGTGTCGATATCTGGCAGTTAGTGGCGCCCGCATCCGAAGGGGAGACGCCACTCCCCGACGACGACAGTGAGTGGCAAAACGGCACGGTCGACCACGAAACGCTCGACGGTAATCCGTGGTCGTTCGACATCGGCCCCGTCGGTGCACTCTTCGATCGACTATCCGAGAATCCGACGCTCGACGATATCGCGAGCGTTTTCAAAGGAATCGGCACGAACGCTGATCCGGTGTACCTGCTCGAGCGAACCGAGGAGGGCTACTACTCGAGCGAACTCGAGCGAGCCGTCGCTATCGAAGAGGAACTGCTCGAACCAGCGCTCAAGGGGTCGGATATCGATCGGTACGCATTCGATCGGGATCGCGTACTGCTGTTCCCATACGAGACGACCGAGGCGGGCGTCGAACTGTACTCGAAGGAGACGCTCGAGACGGAGTTCCCCGAGGCCTGGTCGTATCTGCGTGAGGTGCGAGAGACGCTCGAGGACAGGGAGAGTGGCCGGTACCGCGACACGCCGGAGTGGTATCAGTTCGGTCGGCCACAGAATATGCGTCGGGCCCGGGAAGCCAAAGTCGTCGTCCCCGACGTGGTCGACGAGGGGACGGCAGCGATCGATACGGACGGCCGCGCGATTCTGGACACCGTCTACGGCATTCAATCCGAGGCGTACGACAGGCGGTTTCTCACCGCGTTGCTCAACTCGGATCTGTTGAGCGCGTTCTTGGCTCACGCCGGCACCGACCTTCGTGGCGGGTATGTCCGGATGAAAACCGCCTACCTCAACCCGTTTCCCGTGCCATCACTCGAGTTCGACGGGGCCATCGACTCGCTTTCGGCCGACCGTCTCACCGATCTCGAGGCGTACGCGACAGGAGAAACCGAGTCGTTGCCCCTCGAACGAGCACGGCCGCGAGACCTGTACGAAGTCGTCTGTGGCGCGGTTGACCGTCGCCAACAGTACACGGCGCAATTTCGCGAACTGAACCTGCGCCTGCGCGACTATCTCGGTCGGTACGACGACGGGAACGCGCTCGAGGAACTGCCCGAGTACCAGCCGCCGGCCGGCATCGCCGACTCGATCCTTTCCGAAACGACGGCGACCCGAGACGGGCTTCGATTCGGCTCCGTCGATATCGAGGAAGACGAGTCGACGCTGACCATTTACCTGAGCGCGAGGTACAAACCTGACGACGACGCGGCGTTCGACACCGACCGCTGGGGGTACACGGAAACAGCGCTCGAGCCGGCGATTACGTTCGTCGGCCTCGACGACGTGACCCGGGTGCTGGTCCGAGAGTTCGTCCCAGTGGCGCTCGAGGAAGCCGGCGGATTCGCCAACGTCCGAGAAACGGCGACGAAGACGAACTCGCTGATCGACCGACTGAACGCGCTCACCCTCCCCGCTGTCGGGGACGTCGAAACCGGCCTCGAGCAGTTCCGGCAGACGAAGTCGGCCGCCGAAACACTCGAGTACCAAATCGAGCGAATCGATCACGGTATCGAAGACAGTTTGTACGACCTGTACGGCCTTACGAACGAGGAAATCGCGGCGCTCGAGCAGGCCATCGGTGAGTGACGGTCACTACACGCAGAATACCATTCCACTATCTGATAGTTTGCGCTCTCCGATCAGTGGGTACGGATAGTGATCACGCGTCATCCTCTGCTACACAAGACAGCGGGATCGAACGGCCACCACTCCCGATTTTTGATCCCGATGTGAATTTGGGCGATAATTCCTAAGAGTGGGAGCTCTAACAGCGGCCCGATGACCAGTGCCAGTGGAATGAGTGGTTCGTGTGGAAACGCGACAACCGCAATCGCAAGCGCTGTCGGGGAGTTTCGTGAGAGGATGGTGTTGTTGAAGCAGACCATTTCTTCGTAGGAGAACGACAACAAGCGACCCACGCCGAAACCGATCCCGAGGGTAATTGCATAGAAGGCGATCACGGGAACAGCAAGCAGTGCGAGCAGTCCGGGGTTTGCAAGGATAACTTCGCCCTGTGAGGCGAACATCGCCCCGATAGCGAGGCTCAAGAAGACGATCTGGATCGGACTGAGTTTTGGAAGAAACCGTTGTGTGAACCACTGTTGTCCCTTTGTCCGAACCAATCCAATACGGGCAGTCCCACCGAAGACGAGTGGCACGACGAGGACGAGTAAGACGCTCTCTAGTAAGATATCCAACGGCAACGCAATCAGTTCTCCTGCGAATGCGTACAGGTAGATCGGAAGCAAAATCAGTTGGAGGACGAGATTATACGGGAGAACGGAGGTCGCTAGTGGAACGTCCCCATCGGCGATATCGGTGAAGATGAGATACCAGTCCGTACATGGCGTGACCATCAACATGATGAGACCAACCCACAGTGCCGGATGGTCGCGAAGGAAAAGGGCCCCCAAACCAACGGCTAACAATGGACTCCAGATGAAGTTAATCAGGAGGCTCGACCCGAC
The Natronorubrum sediminis genome window above contains:
- a CDS encoding arsenic resistance protein translates to MKYVEKYQSVFVLVAIVGGLVLGQVTGVPTVADQLILPFLMVMLFAAFTGIPLSRLRSAFRNRRVVGSSLLINFIWSPLLAVGLGALFLRDHPALWVGLIMLMVTPCTDWYLIFTDIADGDVPLATSVLPYNLVLQLILLPIYLYAFAGELIALPLDILLESVLLVLVVPLVFGGTARIGLVRTKGQQWFTQRFLPKLSPIQIVFLSLAIGAMFASQGEVILANPGLLALLAVPVIAFYAITLGIGFGVGRLLSFSYEEMVCFNNTILSRNSPTALAIAVVAFPHEPLIPLALVIGPLLELPLLGIIAQIHIGIKNREWWPFDPAVLCSRG